Below is a genomic region from Echinicola rosea.
CATTGGCTCGAATGGTGGCGATCCTGCCAAAACCGACTTTCCAAAAGAGTATCTTGTGGACTATGTTAGGGTGTACCAAAAAAAGTGAATGGGGAAGATTGTTGGTTAGTGGGGAATGCTTTAAGGTCATGAAAGGAGTATGCCTCAAGCAAACTTCTTTCATGACTTTTTAAGCTGTTCATTAACAGGGTGGCTTAAAAGTATTTGATTATATATCATGGTTTTTTAGTGCTGGATAACAGGTTTGGTCGTACAAAAAAAATACCGCTATTTCTTTGAACTTGATTCCCTGACTATCAATTCAGTCTTTAGGGTGACGATTTCCGATTCGATCAAATCCTCTCCATCTTCTTCAATTTGCCTGATAAGAAGTTTGGCAGCTGCTTGGCCCATTTCGAATGCCCGGTCGTTCACCGACGATAGGTTGGGCTCAATGATCTTGGAAATGGGGTAATTACTGAAGCCAACAACAGCCACTTGGTCAGGGACCTTGAACCCATTTTTTTGGAATACCTGAATGGCACTGACTGCAGTATAGTCATTGGAACAAAAAATACCATCTGGCTTGACAGGGTGGGATAGGAGTGCTCTTGCTGCGGAAAGACCTTCGTCATAGGTTAAACCTTTTGTAAACTGGATGAATTCGGACGAAACCTCAAGATGGTGGTTTTCCAAAGCTTTTCTAAAGCCTTCATACCTGGATTTGAAAATCCCGGTTGTTTGGGGACCACCAATATGGGCTATGTTTTTACACCCCTTCTCGATCAAATGCTCGGTGGCCCGCAATGAAGATTCGAAATCATTGATGATCACTTTGTTCGCTTCAAACCCAATGGGTACGCGGTCGTAAAACACCATGGGCATTTTCATTTTTTTTAGTTTCTTAAAGTGGTCTATGCCCCTTGTTTCGGCTCCCTGGCATATGATCACCCCTGCAAACATATTGTTCTGCAACGTTTCTGTAATTCGTTTTTCCCGTTTAAACGAGTTTCTGCTTTGGAAGATCGTTACGTTGTAACCCGACTTGTGTGCATATTCCTCTATTCCGCTGATGACAAGGGAATGGAAGTGGATGTCTATTTGAGGCACAATTACTCCGATGGCAAGTGTTTTGCTTTTTCTGAAACTCGAGGCAATGGAATT
It encodes:
- a CDS encoding LacI family DNA-binding transcriptional regulator; amino-acid sequence: MNKRRITLKDLSKELGLAVSTISRALDDHPGISPETKERVKQKAVELGFTRNSIASSFRKSKTLAIGVIVPQIDIHFHSLVISGIEEYAHKSGYNVTIFQSRNSFKREKRITETLQNNMFAGVIICQGAETRGIDHFKKLKKMKMPMVFYDRVPIGFEANKVIINDFESSLRATEHLIEKGCKNIAHIGGPQTTGIFKSRYEGFRKALENHHLEVSSEFIQFTKGLTYDEGLSAARALLSHPVKPDGIFCSNDYTAVSAIQVFQKNGFKVPDQVAVVGFSNYPISKIIEPNLSSVNDRAFEMGQAAAKLLIRQIEEDGEDLIESEIVTLKTELIVRESSSKK